One window from the genome of Pseudomonas sp. L5B5 encodes:
- a CDS encoding VOC family protein, with protein MSVKPIPEGFSGVTPYLGIRRAAEAIEFYKKAFGAEQTMRLDMPDGSVGHAELRIGGSAIMLGTPCDETPMESPDTHKTSVGLHLYVEDVDSVFARAIAAGASEASPIKDQFYGDRSGSLRDPFGHIWFIATRKEDLSVEEIHQRAAQLFQQQPH; from the coding sequence ATGAGCGTCAAACCCATTCCCGAAGGCTTCAGTGGCGTCACCCCTTACCTGGGTATCCGGCGCGCCGCCGAGGCCATCGAGTTCTACAAGAAGGCCTTCGGGGCCGAACAGACCATGCGCCTGGACATGCCCGACGGCAGCGTCGGGCATGCCGAACTGCGTATCGGCGGCTCGGCCATCATGCTCGGCACCCCCTGCGACGAGACCCCGATGGAGAGTCCGGACACCCACAAGACTTCGGTAGGCCTGCATTTATATGTCGAGGATGTGGACAGTGTCTTCGCCCGGGCCATTGCCGCCGGCGCCAGTGAGGCATCACCGATCAAGGACCAGTTCTATGGTGATCGCAGTGGCAGCCTGCGCGACCCCTTCGGCCATATCTGGTTTATCGCCACCCGCAAGGAAGACCTGAGCGTCGAGGAAATCCACCAGCGCGCTGCACAACTGTTCCAGCAACAGCCCCATTGA
- the soxR gene encoding redox-sensitive transcriptional activator SoxR — translation MIDHDTLHKELTVGQLATRSGVAVTALHFYETKGLIKSQRNQGNQRRYPRWVLRRVALIKVAQRLGIPLAEIGRALATLPDDRAPSAADWQRLSEQWSRELDARIQQLSLLRERLNLCIGCGCLSMDGCPLRNQGDYLGEAGPGARLLEPDAPTDNLPS, via the coding sequence ATGATCGATCACGACACCCTGCACAAGGAACTCACCGTCGGCCAGTTGGCGACTCGCAGCGGCGTGGCGGTGACCGCGCTGCATTTCTACGAAACCAAGGGGTTGATCAAGAGCCAGCGCAACCAGGGCAACCAGCGCCGCTACCCACGCTGGGTGCTGCGTCGGGTGGCGCTGATCAAGGTCGCACAGCGCCTGGGCATACCCCTGGCGGAGATCGGCCGAGCCCTGGCCACCCTGCCCGATGATCGCGCGCCCAGCGCTGCAGACTGGCAGCGCCTGTCCGAGCAATGGAGCCGCGAGCTGGACGCACGCATCCAGCAACTGAGCCTGCTGCGTGAACGCCTGAACCTGTGCATCGGCTGCGGCTGCCTGTCGATGGACGGCTGCCCGCTGCGCAATCAGGGCGACTATCTCGGGGAAGCCGGCCCGGGAGCCCGGCTGCTGGAGCCCGACGCCCCCACCGACAATCTGCCGTCCTAG
- a CDS encoding antibiotic biosynthesis monooxygenase, with product MSAFERHRSFTQLIEFEIEPHQQEALVSALAAQSECLALGYDGFLSASVQASDDGRRVLNYLQWQTREAGEAAFQRFESGEQDFWQLLLAYQAKTVTFGSFQVRTSIARSHDDALHCHLPG from the coding sequence ATGAGCGCCTTTGAAAGACACCGCAGCTTTACCCAATTGATCGAGTTCGAGATCGAGCCTCATCAGCAAGAAGCCCTGGTATCGGCCCTGGCAGCGCAGAGCGAATGCCTGGCACTGGGGTATGACGGCTTTCTCAGTGCCAGCGTGCAAGCCAGCGATGACGGTCGCCGGGTGCTCAATTACCTGCAATGGCAAACCCGCGAAGCCGGCGAGGCGGCATTCCAGCGTTTCGAAAGTGGTGAGCAGGATTTCTGGCAGTTGCTCCTGGCGTACCAGGCCAAGACCGTGACCTTCGGTTCGTTCCAGGTGCGCACGAGCATCGCCCGCAGCCACGACGATGCGTTGCACTGCCACCTGCCAGGCTAG
- a CDS encoding sigma-54 interaction domain-containing protein, translated as MQLLTLPPSPALATSIRATAQVFEDPKSQALLAHLQQVAPSEASVLIIGETGTGKELVARHIHNLSARRNRPFVAVNCGAFSESLVEAELFGHEKGAFTGALSAKAGWFEEADGGTLFLDEIGDLPMAIQVKLLRVLQEREVVRLGSRKSIPIDVRVLAATNVQLEKAINAGHFREDLYYRLDVVSLELSPLRERPGDILPLTRHFIEAYSQRLGYGNVSISPEAEHKLKHYSWPGNIRELENVIHHTLLICRNGVIAQGDLRLSNMRIERADDHHAGPDDSAEGLLERAFQKLFEEQAGALHEKVEDTLLRAAYRFSHCNQVHTANLLGLSRNVTRSRLIRIGELAVNKRRPVDTLSERILQLSI; from the coding sequence ATGCAGCTACTGACCCTGCCCCCCTCGCCCGCCCTCGCGACCTCGATCCGTGCCACCGCCCAGGTGTTCGAGGACCCGAAATCCCAGGCCCTGCTGGCTCACCTGCAACAGGTGGCACCGAGCGAAGCCAGTGTGCTGATCATCGGCGAGACCGGGACCGGCAAAGAGCTGGTGGCACGGCATATCCACAACCTCAGCGCCCGGCGCAACCGGCCGTTCGTGGCAGTGAACTGCGGCGCCTTCTCGGAATCCCTGGTGGAAGCAGAATTGTTCGGCCACGAAAAAGGCGCGTTCACCGGTGCCCTCAGCGCCAAGGCCGGCTGGTTCGAGGAGGCCGATGGCGGCACCCTGTTCCTCGACGAGATCGGCGACCTGCCCATGGCTATCCAGGTCAAGCTGCTGCGCGTGCTGCAGGAACGGGAAGTGGTGCGCCTGGGTTCGCGCAAGAGCATCCCCATCGATGTACGGGTGCTGGCCGCCACCAACGTACAACTGGAAAAGGCCATCAATGCCGGGCATTTTCGTGAAGACCTGTACTACCGCCTGGATGTGGTCAGCCTGGAGTTGAGCCCACTGCGCGAGCGTCCCGGCGACATCCTGCCGCTGACCCGGCATTTCATCGAGGCCTACAGCCAGCGCCTGGGCTACGGCAACGTCAGCATCAGCCCGGAGGCCGAACACAAGCTCAAGCACTACAGCTGGCCGGGCAACATCCGCGAACTGGAAAACGTCATCCACCACACCCTGTTGATCTGCCGCAACGGCGTCATCGCCCAGGGCGACCTGCGTTTGTCGAACATGCGCATTGAGCGGGCCGACGATCACCACGCGGGGCCCGATGATTCGGCCGAAGGCCTGCTGGAGCGCGCCTTCCAGAAACTGTTCGAGGAACAGGCCGGTGCCCTGCACGAGAAAGTCGAGGACACCCTGTTGCGCGCGGCCTACCGTTTCAGTCACTGCAACCAGGTCCACACCGCCAACCTGCTGGGCCTGAGCCGTAACGTCACCCGCAGCCGACTGATCCGCATCGGCGAACTGGCCGTGAACAAGCGCCGTCCTGTCGACACTCTGAGCGAACGCATCCTGCAGCTTTCGATCTAG
- a CDS encoding acyl-CoA dehydrogenase family protein: MTATPQSALLSPLQTARQLAAEFALTAVERDERGGTPKAERDALRQSGLLALSIPRQFGGLGACWSETLEIVREFARVDSSIAHVFGFHHLMLATVRLFARPEQWQPWFEQTARKNWFWGNALNPLDTRTVVKNLGGWREFSGKKSFCSGASDSEMLIASAVDESNGGKLLIAAIPSGRSGITLHHDWNNMGQRQTDSGSATFERVRVEESELLLDPGPLSTPFACLRPLIAQLTFTHMFLGIAEGAFAEARQYTLGETRVWHRSSAREAHQDPYILSHYGEFWVALEGIRLLVERAATLLDQAWAKGPALSAEERGHLATAIATAKVAASRQGLELCSRLFEVTGARSTHASLGLDRHWRNLRTQTLHDPLDYKLHELGDWALNQVQPTPTFYS, translated from the coding sequence GTGACTGCCACACCGCAAAGCGCCCTGTTGTCCCCCTTGCAGACCGCCCGCCAACTGGCCGCCGAGTTTGCCCTGACCGCTGTCGAGCGCGACGAGCGCGGCGGCACCCCCAAGGCCGAGCGCGACGCCTTGCGCCAGAGCGGCTTGCTGGCCCTGAGCATTCCCCGTCAGTTCGGCGGCCTGGGCGCCTGCTGGAGCGAAACCCTGGAGATCGTCCGGGAGTTCGCCAGGGTCGACAGCTCCATCGCCCATGTCTTCGGCTTCCATCATCTGATGCTGGCCACCGTGCGCCTGTTCGCCCGGCCCGAACAATGGCAGCCATGGTTCGAGCAGACGGCACGCAAAAACTGGTTCTGGGGCAATGCCCTCAACCCGCTGGACACCCGTACGGTGGTCAAGAACCTGGGCGGCTGGCGCGAGTTCTCGGGCAAGAAGAGCTTCTGCTCCGGGGCCAGCGATTCGGAAATGCTCATCGCCTCGGCAGTAGATGAAAGCAACGGCGGCAAGCTCCTGATCGCCGCCATTCCCAGCGGCCGCAGCGGCATTACCCTGCACCACGACTGGAACAACATGGGCCAGCGCCAGACCGACAGCGGCAGCGCCACCTTCGAGCGAGTGCGAGTCGAGGAATCCGAACTGTTGCTCGACCCAGGGCCTCTGAGTACGCCCTTCGCCTGCTTGCGCCCGCTGATCGCGCAACTGACTTTCACCCACATGTTCCTCGGGATCGCCGAAGGCGCCTTCGCCGAGGCCCGGCAATACACCCTCGGTGAAACCCGGGTCTGGCACCGCTCCAGCGCCCGGGAGGCACATCAGGATCCCTACATCCTCAGCCACTACGGCGAGTTCTGGGTCGCGCTGGAGGGCATTCGCCTGCTGGTGGAGCGTGCCGCGACCCTGCTCGACCAGGCCTGGGCCAAGGGCCCCGCCTTGAGCGCCGAAGAACGGGGACACCTGGCCACGGCCATCGCCACCGCCAAGGTCGCCGCCAGCCGCCAGGGGCTGGAGCTGTGCAGCCGGTTGTTCGAGGTCACCGGGGCCCGCTCGACCCATGCATCCCTGGGCCTGGATCGGCATTGGCGCAACCTGCGCACCCAGACCCTGCACGACCCGCTGGATTACAAGCTCCATGAGCTGGGCGACTGGGCGCTGAACCAGGTCCAGCCAACCCCGACCTTCTATTCCTAG
- the ssuD gene encoding FMNH2-dependent alkanesulfonate monooxygenase, with amino-acid sequence MDVFWFLPTHGDGHYLGTTQGARPVTLNYLKQVAQAADTLGYHGVLIPTGRSCEDSWVIASALVPLTERLRYLVAIRPGIISPTVSARMAATLDRLSNGRLLINVVTGGDPDENRGDGSFLDHRERYEVTDEFLRIWRRVLQGEAVDFQGKHLHVHNAKALYPPVQKPYPPLYFGGSSEAAHELAAEQVDVYLTWGEPPAAVALKLADVRERAARKGRRVKFGIRLHVIVRETEDQAWKDADRLIEHISDETIAAAQQSFSRFDSEGQRRMAALHGGRRDRLQVAPNLWAGVGLVRGGAGTALVGNPQQVAERIKEYADLGIDSFIFSGYPHLEEAYRFAELVFPLLPEPYASLAGRGLTNLTGPFGEMIANDVLPNR; translated from the coding sequence ATGGATGTGTTCTGGTTTCTCCCCACCCATGGCGATGGCCATTACCTGGGCACCACCCAGGGTGCGCGCCCGGTTACCCTCAACTATCTCAAGCAAGTGGCCCAGGCCGCAGACACCCTGGGCTACCACGGTGTGCTGATTCCCACCGGACGCTCTTGCGAAGACTCCTGGGTCATCGCCTCGGCGCTGGTACCGCTGACCGAACGCCTGCGCTACCTGGTGGCAATCCGACCGGGGATCATCTCCCCCACGGTGTCGGCACGCATGGCGGCGACCCTCGACCGACTGTCCAACGGCCGCCTGCTGATCAATGTGGTGACCGGTGGCGACCCGGACGAAAACCGCGGCGATGGCAGTTTCCTCGACCACCGTGAACGCTATGAAGTCACCGACGAATTCCTGCGGATCTGGCGCCGGGTCCTGCAAGGCGAGGCCGTGGATTTTCAGGGCAAGCACCTGCATGTACACAATGCCAAGGCGCTCTACCCACCGGTGCAGAAGCCCTACCCACCGCTGTATTTCGGCGGCTCTTCCGAGGCGGCCCACGAACTGGCCGCCGAGCAGGTGGATGTCTACCTGACCTGGGGCGAGCCACCGGCTGCGGTAGCACTCAAGCTTGCCGACGTACGCGAGCGTGCTGCCCGCAAGGGGCGCCGAGTGAAGTTCGGCATCCGCTTGCACGTCATCGTGCGCGAGACCGAGGACCAGGCCTGGAAGGATGCCGACCGGCTGATCGAGCACATCAGCGACGAGACCATCGCCGCCGCCCAGCAGTCCTTCTCGCGCTTCGACTCCGAAGGCCAGCGGCGCATGGCTGCCCTGCATGGTGGACGCCGCGACCGGCTGCAAGTGGCCCCCAACCTCTGGGCCGGCGTCGGCCTGGTACGCGGCGGTGCCGGCACGGCCCTGGTGGGCAATCCGCAACAGGTGGCTGAACGGATCAAGGAATACGCAGACCTGGGCATCGACAGCTTCATCTTCTCCGGCTACCCACATCTGGAGGAAGCCTATCGCTTCGCCGAACTGGTGTTTCCACTGCTGCCGGAGCCTTACGCCAGCCTGGCCGGCCGAGGTCTCACCAACCTGACCGGACCGTTCGGCGAAATGATCGCCAACGACGTGCTGCCCAACCGCTGA
- the msuE gene encoding FMN reductase: protein MSRPLNVVALSGGTWRPSRTLVLTQALLAELSAQLPIDSHLIELGDIARPVGAALSRQELSDEVKAQLQAIENADLLIVAAPVYRGSYPGLLKHLFDLIDLNALINTPVLLAATGGSERHALVLDHQLRPLFSFFQALTLPIGVYATEADFSDYRITSELLQARIRLAAERAAPLFAAHPGTLLKIA from the coding sequence ATGTCCCGCCCCTTGAATGTCGTCGCCCTCTCCGGTGGAACCTGGCGTCCATCCCGGACCCTGGTCCTGACCCAGGCCCTGCTGGCCGAGCTGTCCGCCCAACTGCCGATCGACAGCCACTTGATCGAACTGGGCGATATTGCCCGACCAGTAGGCGCGGCCCTGTCTCGCCAGGAACTGTCGGACGAAGTCAAGGCCCAGCTGCAGGCCATCGAAAACGCCGACCTGTTGATCGTCGCCGCCCCGGTCTATCGCGGCTCCTACCCTGGCTTGCTCAAGCATCTGTTCGACCTGATCGATCTCAACGCCCTGATCAACACCCCGGTGCTACTGGCCGCCACTGGCGGTAGTGAACGCCACGCCTTGGTCCTGGATCACCAGTTGCGACCACTGTTCAGTTTCTTCCAGGCCCTGACCTTGCCGATTGGCGTGTATGCCACCGAGGCCGACTTCAGCGACTACCGGATTACCAGCGAGCTGCTGCAGGCGCGCATCCGCCTGGCCGCCGAACGAGCCGCGCCACTGTTTGCCGCCCACCCGGGCACGCTGCTGAAAATCGCCTGA
- a CDS encoding cysteine desulfurase family protein produces the protein MNTRPLYFDYAATTPVDERVIQVMLECLGLDANFGNPASSSHAFGQEARRSVEHARQQVAQLVGAQPEQIVWTSGATESNNLALKGVMQFRGLAGGHVITSQIEHKAVLDTARQLQGAGVAVTYLPPDADGLVSPEAVSQAMRDDTVLVSLMLVNNELGTLNDIPAIGQVVRERGALLHVDAAQGVGKVVIDLAGWPVDLMSFSAHKLYGPKGIGALYVGPRARQQLQAQIHGGGHEGGLRSGTLATHQIAAMGAAFALAGELWEEETAKIVRLRQRLLEPLAQVAGLRLNGSASQRIPHTLSLTFHEGEFDAAALSASMAFSTTSACNSANNAPSHVLLALGLDARQAGRTLRLSLGRFTTEQDVDRAVQLLKATAATAPAFWAGAQT, from the coding sequence ATGAACACACGTCCTCTTTATTTCGACTATGCCGCCACCACGCCAGTGGATGAGCGGGTTATCCAGGTGATGCTCGAGTGCCTGGGCTTGGATGCCAATTTCGGCAATCCGGCTTCCAGCTCCCATGCCTTTGGCCAGGAAGCGCGCCGCAGCGTCGAGCATGCCCGCCAGCAGGTGGCGCAGTTGGTCGGTGCGCAGCCGGAGCAGATCGTCTGGACGTCGGGCGCCACCGAATCCAACAACCTGGCGCTCAAGGGCGTGATGCAGTTCCGTGGCCTGGCGGGTGGTCATGTCATCACCAGCCAGATCGAACACAAGGCGGTACTCGACACTGCCCGGCAATTGCAGGGCGCTGGCGTGGCGGTGACCTACCTGCCCCCCGATGCCGATGGGCTGGTCAGCCCCGAGGCGGTCAGCCAGGCCATGCGCGATGACACCGTGCTGGTGTCGCTGATGCTGGTGAACAATGAGCTGGGTACTCTCAACGACATTCCGGCGATCGGCCAAGTGGTTCGTGAGCGGGGTGCCTTGCTGCATGTGGACGCCGCCCAGGGCGTGGGCAAGGTTGTCATCGATCTCGCTGGCTGGCCGGTGGACCTGATGTCGTTTTCCGCCCACAAGCTTTACGGTCCCAAGGGGATCGGTGCGCTGTATGTCGGTCCACGGGCGCGACAGCAACTGCAGGCGCAGATCCATGGCGGTGGACATGAAGGCGGCTTGCGTTCCGGGACGCTGGCTACCCACCAGATTGCGGCCATGGGCGCAGCCTTTGCCCTGGCCGGTGAGCTGTGGGAGGAAGAGACCGCAAAGATCGTGCGTCTGCGCCAGCGGTTGCTGGAGCCTTTGGCGCAGGTCGCCGGCCTGCGTTTGAATGGCAGTGCCAGCCAGCGCATTCCCCATACCCTGAGCCTGACCTTCCACGAGGGTGAGTTCGATGCGGCGGCGCTGAGTGCGTCCATGGCGTTTTCCACCACCTCGGCTTGCAACTCGGCGAACAATGCTCCCTCCCATGTGCTGCTGGCGCTGGGGCTCGATGCCAGGCAGGCCGGCAGGACCCTACGCCTGAGTCTCGGGCGTTTCACTACCGAGCAGGATGTGGATCGTGCGGTACAACTGCTCAAGGCGACAGCTGCTACTGCTCCGGCATTCTGGGCCGGAGCCCAGACCTGA
- a CDS encoding aminopeptidase P family protein, producing MTMQPSTNAGVPQRLAHVRQLMNREGIHALLVPSADPHLSEYLPGYWQGRQWLSGFHGSVGTLIVTADFAGVWADSRYWEQATKELKGSGIELVKLVPGQPGPLDWLAQQTPAGGVVAVDGAVMALASARTLGDKLAERGASLRTDIDLLQQAWSDRPGLPDQPVYQHLPPQATQSRTEKLAALREALKERGADWHFIATLDDIAWLFNLRGADVSFNPVFVSFALINPQQAILFVALDKVDAHLRAVLEADGVSLRDYAQVAAALHEVPGGAGLLIDPARVTVGLLENLDPQVRLVEGLNPTTLAKSRKSLADAEHIRQAMEQDGAALCEFFAWLDGALGQERITELTIDEHLTAARERRPGYVSLSFNTIAAFNANGAMPHYHATPEEHAVIEGDGLLLIDSGGQYLGGTTDITRMVPVGTPSAEQKRDCTRVLKGVIALSRAQFPRGILSPLLDAIARAPIWAEGVDYGHGTGHGVGYFLNVHEGPQVIAYQAAPTPQTAMQPGMITSIEPGTYRPGRWGVRIENLALNREAGSTEFGEFLRFETLTLCPIDTRCLEPSLLSQDERDWLNAYHEEVLRRLSPLLQGAALEWLQVRTAAI from the coding sequence ATGACTATGCAGCCTTCGACCAACGCAGGGGTGCCCCAGCGCCTGGCGCACGTTCGCCAGTTGATGAACCGCGAGGGTATCCACGCCTTGCTGGTGCCTTCGGCCGACCCGCATCTGTCGGAGTATCTGCCGGGATACTGGCAGGGGCGCCAATGGTTGTCGGGTTTTCATGGTTCGGTCGGCACCCTGATCGTGACTGCGGACTTTGCCGGTGTCTGGGCCGATAGCCGTTACTGGGAGCAGGCGACCAAGGAGCTCAAGGGCAGTGGTATCGAGTTGGTGAAACTGGTGCCTGGCCAGCCTGGCCCACTGGACTGGCTGGCGCAGCAGACGCCTGCCGGTGGTGTGGTTGCGGTAGACGGTGCGGTCATGGCGCTGGCCTCGGCTCGTACTCTGGGCGATAAGCTGGCCGAGCGCGGAGCCAGCCTGCGGACCGATATCGACCTGCTCCAGCAGGCGTGGAGCGATCGCCCTGGCTTGCCCGATCAACCCGTGTATCAGCACTTGCCGCCCCAGGCCACCCAGAGCCGGACGGAAAAACTCGCAGCGCTGCGCGAGGCCCTGAAGGAGCGTGGTGCGGACTGGCATTTCATCGCCACCCTGGATGACATCGCCTGGTTGTTCAACCTGCGTGGCGCAGACGTGTCCTTCAATCCAGTGTTTGTGTCCTTCGCCCTGATCAACCCGCAGCAGGCCATCTTGTTCGTGGCCCTGGACAAGGTCGATGCGCACCTGCGTGCCGTGCTCGAAGCCGATGGTGTGAGCCTGCGTGATTATGCGCAGGTGGCGGCGGCGCTGCATGAGGTGCCCGGCGGGGCGGGCCTGCTGATCGATCCGGCACGGGTCACGGTGGGGCTGCTGGAAAATCTTGATCCACAGGTACGGTTGGTCGAGGGGCTCAACCCCACCACCCTGGCCAAGTCGCGCAAGAGCCTGGCCGATGCCGAGCATATTCGCCAGGCCATGGAACAGGATGGCGCGGCGCTCTGCGAGTTCTTCGCCTGGCTGGATGGCGCCCTGGGGCAGGAGCGCATCACCGAGCTGACCATCGATGAGCACCTGACGGCGGCCCGTGAGCGGCGCCCAGGGTATGTATCGCTGAGCTTCAACACCATTGCCGCTTTCAACGCCAATGGCGCGATGCCTCATTATCACGCGACTCCCGAGGAACACGCGGTGATCGAGGGCGACGGCCTGTTGCTGATCGACTCCGGCGGCCAGTACCTGGGCGGCACCACCGATATCACACGCATGGTGCCGGTCGGTACGCCCAGCGCCGAGCAGAAGCGAGACTGCACCCGGGTGCTCAAGGGTGTCATCGCGCTGTCGCGTGCGCAGTTCCCCCGGGGCATTCTTTCGCCGTTGCTGGATGCGATTGCCCGTGCACCGATCTGGGCTGAAGGCGTGGACTATGGGCATGGCACCGGGCATGGCGTCGGTTATTTCCTCAATGTCCATGAGGGCCCGCAGGTGATCGCCTACCAGGCGGCGCCGACACCGCAGACGGCTATGCAGCCGGGGATGATTACCTCCATTGAACCTGGAACCTACCGTCCCGGGCGTTGGGGGGTACGGATCGAGAACCTGGCGTTGAACCGCGAGGCGGGTAGTACCGAGTTCGGTGAGTTCCTGCGTTTCGAAACCCTGACCCTGTGCCCGATCGATACGCGTTGCCTGGAGCCTTCGTTGCTCAGCCAGGACGAGCGTGATTGGCTCAATGCCTATCACGAGGAGGTGCTGCGGCGTTTGAGTCCCTTGTTGCAAGGGGCAGCACTGGAGTGGCTGCAGGTGCGTACCGCGGCAATCTGA
- a CDS encoding 2-hydroxychromene-2-carboxylate isomerase: MNKSVEFFFDLGSPTAYLAYTQLPKICAETGSQLVYHPMLLGGIFKTTGNASPVSIPAKGRYMQQDLARFARRYQVELNFNPHFPINTLLLMRATTGVQMHLPHRFVEFIDRLFRALWVDKRNLNDPATVTQVLEQGGFDPQQILDLSNDEEVKARLKDKTEQALKRGVFGAPSMFVGDELFFGQDRLDFVRQALDGR; encoded by the coding sequence ATGAATAAAAGCGTGGAGTTCTTCTTCGACCTAGGCAGCCCGACCGCCTACCTGGCCTACACCCAACTGCCAAAGATCTGTGCCGAGACCGGCAGCCAACTGGTCTATCACCCGATGCTGCTGGGGGGCATCTTCAAGACGACCGGCAACGCCTCGCCCGTCAGCATCCCCGCCAAGGGCCGCTACATGCAACAAGACCTGGCACGCTTCGCCCGACGCTACCAGGTGGAACTCAACTTCAATCCGCATTTCCCCATCAACACCCTGCTATTGATGCGTGCGACCACGGGCGTGCAGATGCACCTGCCGCACCGTTTCGTCGAGTTCATCGATCGCCTGTTCCGCGCCCTCTGGGTCGACAAGCGCAACCTCAACGATCCCGCCACCGTCACCCAGGTCCTGGAACAAGGCGGTTTCGATCCACAACAGATCCTTGACCTGAGCAATGACGAAGAGGTCAAGGCCAGGCTCAAGGACAAGACCGAGCAAGCATTGAAACGAGGCGTGTTCGGCGCACCCAGCATGTTCGTGGGAGATGAACTGTTCTTTGGCCAGGACCGCCTGGACTTCGTTCGCCAAGCACTGGACGGACGCTGA
- a CDS encoding SDR family oxidoreductase — translation MTSNKKVVLVVGAGDATGGAIAKRFAAEGFIACVTRRSADKLQPLVDSIQQAGGEAHGFACDARKEEEVIALIEQIETQLGPIEAFVFNIGANVPCSILEETARKYFKIWEMACFSGFLNAREVARRMVARQRGTILFTGATAGIRGSAGFAAFAGAKHGIRALAQSMARELGPLNIHVAHIIVDGAIDTDFIRTSFPEKYALKDQDGILDPEHIAENYWYLHSQPRDAWTFELDLRPWSERW, via the coding sequence ATGACCTCAAACAAGAAAGTCGTACTGGTGGTGGGTGCCGGCGATGCCACTGGCGGTGCCATTGCCAAGCGTTTTGCCGCCGAAGGTTTCATCGCCTGCGTCACCCGGCGCAGCGCAGACAAACTGCAACCGCTGGTGGACAGCATCCAGCAGGCCGGCGGTGAGGCCCACGGATTTGCCTGCGACGCTCGCAAGGAAGAGGAGGTGATCGCGCTCATCGAGCAGATCGAGACGCAGCTGGGTCCGATCGAGGCGTTCGTGTTCAACATCGGTGCCAACGTGCCTTGCAGCATCCTCGAGGAGACGGCACGCAAGTACTTCAAGATCTGGGAAATGGCCTGTTTTTCAGGCTTCCTCAACGCGCGTGAGGTCGCCAGGCGGATGGTCGCACGGCAACGTGGCACCATCCTGTTCACCGGGGCCACCGCCGGAATCCGTGGTAGCGCAGGTTTTGCCGCCTTCGCCGGAGCCAAGCACGGCATTCGCGCATTGGCCCAGAGCATGGCTCGGGAGCTGGGTCCCCTGAACATTCACGTCGCCCATATCATCGTTGACGGTGCCATCGATACCGATTTCATCCGCACCAGCTTTCCCGAGAAATACGCCCTCAAGGATCAGGACGGCATCCTCGACCCCGAGCATATCGCCGAGAACTACTGGTACTTGCACAGCCAGCCCCGGGATGCCTGGACCTTCGAGCTCGACCTGCGCCCGTGGAGCGAACGCTGGTAA
- a CDS encoding TetR/AcrR family transcriptional regulator yields MRYSASHKQETRDRLLQSSAVQAKDEGFSTVGVDALMKAIGLSGGAFYSHFASKDELFGSIVERELRQSLERLGGNGQHNREKLRRCLKQYLSMSHVQQPGAGCALPALGAEVSRGAVEVRQQAEDLICCLHRAWAQTLGSESLAWSILSQCVGALVVARMLVSPGLQSQLLASNHEQIIGQLERLPED; encoded by the coding sequence ATGCGTTATTCAGCCAGTCACAAGCAGGAAACCCGGGATCGCCTATTGCAGAGCAGCGCGGTCCAGGCCAAGGACGAAGGTTTTTCCACGGTGGGTGTTGATGCCTTGATGAAGGCCATCGGCCTGAGTGGTGGGGCTTTCTACAGCCACTTCGCCTCCAAGGACGAGCTGTTTGGTTCGATTGTCGAGCGTGAGCTGCGCCAGAGCCTGGAGCGCCTGGGAGGGAACGGGCAGCATAATCGGGAAAAGCTGCGGCGTTGCCTCAAGCAGTACCTGAGCATGAGCCATGTGCAGCAGCCGGGCGCTGGGTGTGCATTGCCTGCGCTGGGAGCGGAGGTTTCCCGGGGGGCGGTGGAGGTACGGCAGCAGGCCGAAGACCTGATCTGTTGCCTGCACCGGGCCTGGGCGCAGACGCTGGGTAGCGAGAGCCTGGCCTGGTCGATTCTGTCTCAGTGCGTCGGGGCGCTGGTGGTGGCACGGATGCTGGTGAGTCCTGGTCTCCAGAGCCAGCTTCTGGCATCCAACCATGAGCAGATCATCGGGCAGCTGGAGCGCTTGCCCGAAGATTGA